A part of Candidatus Moraniibacteriota bacterium genomic DNA contains:
- a CDS encoding CBS domain-containing protein has protein sequence MTVSVISVEPNEPLQKVASILTENRIHGVPVLDGGKIVGIITETDFFTKDSSNIYLPSYIDFMRKMRVASEMNGSRREMVDRLMQAKAKDIMSSPCQVVLESMSVQELIGKFKETGLSVFPVTSSDDIMVGIVAIADVLKSFDFPVS, from the coding sequence ATGACCGTTTCGGTTATTTCTGTTGAACCGAATGAACCTTTGCAGAAGGTGGCGTCGATTCTTACTGAGAATCGCATTCATGGCGTTCCGGTGCTTGATGGAGGGAAAATAGTTGGTATTATTACGGAGACGGACTTTTTCACGAAAGATTCGTCGAATATCTATCTCCCCTCATATATAGATTTCATGCGGAAGATGCGTGTTGCGAGTGAGATGAATGGGAGTCGGCGAGAAATGGTGGATCGTCTTATGCAAGCAAAAGCAAAGGATATCATGAGTTCGCCATGCCAGGTAGTGCTAGAAAGTATGTCGGTTCAGGAACTTATTGGGAAATTCAAAGAAACAGGGCTCAGTGTCTTCCCAGTGACGAGTAGTGATGATATTATGGTAGGTATAGTGGCAATTGCAGATGTATTGAAGTCATTTGATTTTCCAGTATCGTGA